Proteins encoded together in one Streptomyces sp. TLI_171 window:
- a CDS encoding histidine kinase: MTTTTWFDGGAVRSAVGGRAQLAVRAFGSAVVMAVAAGAGVAVPVMAALFAGLTVFQLVDNGPLVPYVVAPTVLVAGVSVAYWFARRGAGWTRRRVERGSGEPWVVAYSPRVALEQDSRGFWWTGFSYHRSPGLARLVQFVGWAVRDPQTRREAAWLVANPVGVLALLGAPMALVAGGSVFALSAAVDSRSYFGLHYEAVNVLFSVVIGGAVAGAGLLAMPWAVRVHGEFAGRVLGGGPRQSRAQLTRRVARLTETRADAVDAQAAELRRIERDLHDGAQARLVAIGLTLGTIEHLMASDQTAARELLAEAREASAKALQELRDLVRGIHPPVLAERGLPDAVRELALTGVVPTEVTVSLPGRPEASLETAVYFAVSELLANAAKHARARQVWVDVLYRAGRLRVVVTDDGHGGARLEGGGGLRGIERRLGTFDGVISLESPVGGPTTITMELPCALSSPRISTSFAKA; the protein is encoded by the coding sequence TTGACGACAACGACGTGGTTCGACGGCGGTGCCGTCAGGTCTGCTGTGGGTGGGCGGGCCCAGCTGGCGGTGCGGGCGTTCGGGTCGGCCGTGGTGATGGCGGTCGCGGCCGGGGCCGGCGTGGCGGTGCCGGTGATGGCTGCGCTGTTCGCCGGCCTGACGGTGTTCCAACTGGTCGACAACGGCCCGCTGGTGCCGTACGTGGTGGCGCCGACGGTGCTGGTCGCGGGGGTGTCGGTGGCGTACTGGTTCGCGCGGCGCGGCGCGGGGTGGACGCGTCGGCGGGTGGAGCGCGGGTCCGGAGAGCCGTGGGTGGTGGCGTACTCGCCGCGGGTGGCGCTGGAGCAGGATTCGCGCGGGTTCTGGTGGACGGGCTTCTCGTACCACCGGAGTCCGGGGCTGGCGCGGCTGGTGCAGTTCGTGGGCTGGGCGGTGCGGGATCCGCAGACGCGGCGGGAAGCGGCCTGGCTGGTGGCGAACCCGGTGGGGGTGCTGGCGCTGCTCGGGGCGCCGATGGCGTTGGTGGCGGGCGGGTCGGTGTTCGCGCTGTCGGCGGCGGTGGATTCGCGGAGCTACTTCGGGCTTCACTACGAGGCGGTCAACGTGCTGTTCTCGGTGGTGATCGGCGGGGCGGTGGCGGGGGCCGGGCTGCTGGCGATGCCGTGGGCGGTGCGGGTGCACGGGGAGTTCGCGGGGCGGGTGCTGGGCGGCGGGCCGCGGCAGAGCCGGGCGCAGCTGACCAGGCGGGTGGCCCGGCTGACGGAGACGCGGGCGGATGCGGTGGACGCGCAGGCGGCGGAGCTGCGGCGGATCGAGCGGGATCTGCACGACGGGGCGCAGGCACGGCTGGTGGCGATCGGGCTGACGCTGGGCACCATCGAGCATCTGATGGCGAGTGACCAGACGGCGGCGCGCGAACTGCTGGCGGAGGCCCGGGAGGCGTCGGCGAAGGCGCTGCAGGAGCTGCGTGATCTGGTGCGGGGGATCCATCCGCCGGTGCTGGCGGAGCGCGGGCTGCCGGATGCGGTGCGGGAGTTGGCGCTGACGGGAGTGGTGCCGACGGAGGTGACGGTCAGCCTGCCGGGGCGTCCGGAGGCTTCGTTGGAGACGGCGGTGTACTTCGCCGTGAGCGAGCTGCTGGCGAATGCGGCGAAGCACGCGCGGGCCCGGCAGGTGTGGGTGGACGTGCTGTACCGGGCGGGCCGGCTGCGGGTGGTGGTGACGGACGACGGGCACGGCGGTGCGCGGTTGGAGGGCGGTGGCGGGTTGCGCGGGATCGAGCGGCGGTTGGGTACGTTCGACGGAGTGATCTCGCTCGAAAGTCCTGTGGGCGGGCCGACCACCATCACGATGGAGCTGCCGTGCGCGTTGTCCTCGCCGAGGATCTCTACCTCCTTCGCCAAGGCCTGA
- a CDS encoding response regulator transcription factor codes for MRVVLAEDLYLLRQGLTRLLEAHGFTIAAAVETGPDLLAALLSERPDVAVVDVRLPPTLTDEGLQAALAARREIPGLPVLVLSQHVQQLYARELLADGTGGVGYLLKDRVFNADQFVDAVRRVAAGGTAMDPDVIARLLQHTAGSEPLQRLSPREREVLGLMAEGCSNSAIGARLTISDGAVAKHIANIFGKLGLAPTEDGNRRVLAVLAHLNGVADGSGS; via the coding sequence GTGCGCGTTGTCCTCGCCGAGGATCTCTACCTCCTTCGCCAAGGCCTGACGAGGCTGTTGGAGGCCCACGGGTTCACCATCGCGGCCGCGGTGGAGACGGGGCCGGACCTGCTGGCGGCGCTGCTGTCGGAGCGACCGGACGTCGCGGTGGTGGACGTCCGGCTGCCGCCGACGCTGACGGACGAGGGGCTGCAGGCGGCGTTGGCGGCGCGGCGGGAGATTCCGGGCCTGCCGGTGCTGGTGCTGTCGCAGCACGTGCAGCAGCTGTACGCGCGGGAGTTGCTGGCGGACGGCACGGGCGGGGTGGGCTACCTGCTGAAGGACCGGGTGTTCAACGCGGACCAGTTCGTGGACGCGGTGCGCCGGGTGGCGGCGGGCGGGACGGCGATGGATCCGGACGTGATCGCCCGGCTGTTGCAGCACACTGCGGGGTCGGAGCCGCTGCAGCGACTGTCGCCGCGGGAGCGGGAGGTGCTGGGGCTGATGGCGGAGGGCTGTTCGAACTCGGCGATCGGGGCGCGGCTGACGATCAGTGACGGGGCGGTGGCCAAGCACATCGCCAACATCTTCGGGAAGTTGGGGCTCGCGCCGACGGAGGACGGCAACCGGCGGGTGCTGGCAGTGCTGGCGCACCTGAACGGGGTGGCGGACGGTTCGGGGAGCTGA
- a CDS encoding DUF2637 domain-containing protein, translating to MARPSLTRAHRALLGVVAVGACIISGIGFAGSYNSVRDLAMEKGFGAFAYAFPIGVDAGIVVLLSLDLVLTWLRIPFPLLRQTAWLLTAATIAFNAAASWGDALGMAMHAVIPVLFVVVVEASRHAVGRIAAITADRHMESVRLMRWVLSPVPTFRLWRRMKLWELRSYDETVRLEQNRLVYRAQLRFRYGRGWRRSAPFQALLPLKLAKYGVPLDPTVLDRIDGPLLLDGGVAPEQGVPAVPQAHQAHQVGQAAQAGRPGQVTQGQAPAPAGPVAAVAAPEPQAAVPAVSAAVAVPTLAKLAAVRLRDQQDPEAAQAAPVMHPSAELNVWTARPVRSHVAQPDQVHTARVPGQASPWFKAPRPHEVEEQERPPSGYQSGPAEGYPEQGGFPEEHPRVERVQERLAAAAQGRGQAQQVMVEAEPILRSGRPMRLDAMMEAEPEQLPFDEEDAPARRAFVGAEPLDAEECFDALVAYIEEHQRQPDERRFAEYLSQRGVPGSRPDGGVTPKDVEKIWPVLEERYVNSGRE from the coding sequence ATGGCACGTCCTTCCCTTACCCGCGCGCACCGGGCTCTGCTGGGCGTGGTGGCAGTCGGCGCGTGCATCATCTCGGGCATCGGTTTCGCCGGGTCGTACAACTCGGTGCGGGACCTGGCGATGGAGAAGGGCTTCGGCGCCTTCGCCTACGCGTTCCCGATAGGCGTCGACGCGGGCATCGTGGTGCTGCTGTCGCTGGACCTGGTGCTGACCTGGCTGCGGATTCCGTTCCCGCTGCTGCGGCAGACCGCCTGGCTGCTGACCGCGGCGACCATCGCGTTCAACGCGGCGGCGTCCTGGGGCGACGCGCTGGGCATGGCGATGCACGCGGTGATCCCGGTGCTGTTCGTGGTGGTGGTGGAGGCCTCGCGGCACGCGGTGGGCCGGATCGCGGCGATCACCGCCGACCGGCACATGGAGTCGGTGCGGCTGATGCGCTGGGTGCTGTCGCCGGTGCCGACGTTCCGGCTGTGGCGGCGGATGAAGCTGTGGGAGCTGCGCTCGTACGACGAGACGGTGCGGCTGGAGCAGAACCGGCTGGTGTACCGGGCGCAGCTGCGGTTCCGGTACGGGCGCGGCTGGCGGCGGTCGGCGCCGTTCCAGGCGCTGCTGCCGCTGAAGCTGGCGAAGTACGGCGTGCCGCTGGACCCGACGGTGCTGGACCGGATCGACGGTCCGCTGCTGCTGGACGGCGGGGTCGCGCCGGAGCAGGGCGTGCCGGCGGTCCCGCAGGCCCACCAGGCCCATCAGGTCGGCCAGGCGGCTCAGGCCGGTCGGCCCGGTCAGGTGACGCAGGGTCAGGCTCCCGCGCCGGCGGGCCCGGTGGCGGCCGTCGCGGCGCCCGAGCCGCAGGCGGCGGTGCCGGCGGTGTCGGCGGCCGTGGCGGTTCCGACGCTGGCGAAGCTGGCCGCAGTGCGGCTGCGGGACCAGCAGGATCCGGAGGCGGCGCAGGCGGCGCCGGTGATGCACCCGTCCGCGGAGTTGAACGTGTGGACGGCGCGGCCGGTGCGCTCGCACGTGGCGCAGCCGGACCAGGTGCACACGGCGCGGGTGCCGGGTCAGGCCTCGCCGTGGTTCAAGGCGCCGCGTCCGCACGAGGTGGAGGAGCAGGAGCGCCCGCCGTCGGGGTACCAGTCCGGGCCGGCCGAGGGCTACCCGGAGCAGGGCGGCTTCCCGGAGGAGCACCCGCGGGTGGAGCGGGTGCAGGAGCGGCTGGCGGCTGCGGCGCAGGGCCGGGGCCAGGCGCAGCAGGTGATGGTGGAGGCGGAGCCGATCCTGCGCTCGGGCCGGCCGATGCGGCTGGACGCGATGATGGAGGCCGAGCCGGAGCAGCTGCCGTTCGACGAGGAGGACGCGCCGGCCCGGCGGGCGTTCGTCGGGGCGGAGCCGCTGGACGCCGAGGAGTGCTTCGACGCGTTGGTGGCGTACATCGAGGAGCACCAGCGGCAGCCCGACGAGCGGCGGTTCGCGGAGTACCTGAGCCAGCGCGGGGTTCCCGGATCGCGGCCGGACGGCGGGGTGACGCCGAAGGACGTGGAGAAGATCTGGCCGGTCCTGGAGGAGCGGTACGTGAACTCCGGCCGGGAGTGA